GGACGAGAGCCGACTGTCGAAGACCCGCGAAGTAAGCGCCGGCGATATTCAAACCTTTGTGTTTCAGACTAGGCTGTGAAAGGGGTATATATGAAGTTCTCACAGCGGGGGTTTGGTCTTGTAGAACTAATGATTTCCATCACCCTGGGCTTATTTTTAAGTACAGCGGTTATTCAAGTTTTTCTCGCCACAAGTACCAGCTCTAAAGTTCAAGATTCATTAGCGCAAGTTCAAGAAAATGCGCGTTTCGCAATGCGCTTTCTGGGGGAAGAAATTCGAATGGCAGGCTATATGGGCTGCAGTTCCATTGGCAATATTAGTGTTAACGTCATTGCTCTACCGGCAAGCGCTGTTGATTTTGGGATGGCAACGGCGCTGGTAGGGGAGGATAACGTCGCCGCTGGCAATGTTTTATCAGCCGTGCCCGGTAGTGACGTCTTGCATATTAAAAAAGCGTCTGAAAGTAGTGTTAATGTCACCGGTAATATGGCGACTAACAATGCGAATTTACAAATTGAAAACAATAGCCTTGGTCTTGAAACCGGGGATTACGTCATGGTTAGTGACTGCCTTAACGCAGATGTATTTCGGATTGTGAATAACCTAGGCAGTAACGGCAATGCTGCAGCGACTTTAGCCCACTCTCAGGGCCAGGGACTTAACTCAAGCAACAACCTAAGTAAGCTCTACCAAACCGACGCCGAAGTGTTTGCCTTTGAAAGTGTTGATTACTTTGTTCGCGATACCGGAAGAGATACGGCTGGAGGGCAGCCGATAAACGCCCTCTACATGCGACGTCTTATCGCTGGCAGCGGTGGTGTGATCGCTGCCGCTGTAGAGTTGGTCGAGGGTGTTGAGGATATGCAGATAAGCTACGGTGTAGATACTAACGCTGATCGAGCCGTGGATGCCTACCAAACCGGGGCTGCGGTGACGGCTTGGGAAGATGTGTTGAGTGTTCGGATCGCCTTGCAGCTGGTGGCAAACGAGGAGAATGTTGTTGGCAAGACGGGTGGCGCTAATGCACAGGCAATTGTTGATTTAAATGGGAATGTTGTCGCTAATACGGACGGCCGCTTTCGACAAATATTTACCAATGTATTTGCTATTAGGAATAAATTGCCATGATGTGTGGCGTGGAAAGAAATAGTGCTGCTAGACAACGCGGCGCGGTATTGATTGTCAGTCTTGTGTTTATGCTAATACTAACGATTATCGCTGCAGCGTCTATGCAGTCCTCGACCTTGCAAGAGCGGATGGCGGGTAATGCTAAAGACACCAAATTGGCGTTTCAGGCGGCTGAGGCGGGATTGCGGGTTGCAGAAGCTGCTTTGTCACAAATAAATGTGGGTCCATTTGATGGCAGTAATGGTTTGTATCGCCTGTGTGCGGATCCTACAGATACTGCGACCGCCTGCGTTGAGCCAGATTGGTCGAAGCATTCTTCAGCAGGTTGGCAAGTTCTGGCTGCAGATGTGATTCCCTACGCCGCACAACCGCCGGAATACTTTATTGAAGAGCTAGTCAGCGTAGCAAGCGAAAATGAAATATTAGACTCTGATAAACCTATCGCGCCTTTAGTTTTTTATCGTGTTACCGCAAGGGGCTATGGGGCAAGTAACCGCAGTATGGTTGTGCTAAGTACGACATATAAGCGAAGCAATTAAGTGTGCACAAATTAGGTCGAGAAAAATTATGACTATATCTAAGAAGCGTAATACGCGTGTCGGTTTATTATTTTTTTCTATGGCAATAATCTTTCCGAGCTTACTGAATATGTCATCTGCCTATGCCGCAGATAGCTGTATTATCGAGCAGGTGACTAATAAGTCTATCGGTAAGAAAAATGCTAATCAGACGTACACCTTTTCAGATTTAAGTAAAATTACTGAAATAGTTAGTGTCGATGTCGATAAAAAGAAAGAATGTCCTAATAGAAAGTATGCGTTTAATGATAATAAGCTGACTGTCTATAACAGCAAAAATGATAATACAAAATGTAAGGCTAAGTTTACGGTTAAAGGTGAGAAGAAAGACTGCTCATCGGTTGATCCAGTGAATGATGATATTGCCCAAAATCCATTATTTTTAACTCAGGCCGCTGAGCCCAATGTCATGTATATTTTGGATGACTCCGGTTCAATGCAGTTTGAGTTGATGCCAGATAGCATTATTTATAGTAGCACTCGATATATATTCCCTCGGGCAGATGGCGTCTATAAAGGTGATGACTATAGCAACTATGTGCCCACTGTCGATGCAAACTCAGGGTTTAATGCACGTTCGCGATCGCCACAAATAAATTCCGTTTACTACAATCCAAACTCGACTTATGCACCCTGGATCAAAGCCGATGGGAGCTTGTATCCCGATGCTGATCCTAAGTGCGCTCTGCATAACCCAGATCGAACTACGAATAGTTTTGATGCAAAACTCTGCCGCAACCTTACGGTTAATAATGGCAATTACAATAGCGTTAGATGGTATAGCTGCGATAGTGGTGGCGATTGTAGTTTCACCACTAACAATAAATCATTTTGGCCCGCTAAATATTTTTGGTACAAGGGTGCGGGCAGTGATTGGTCTTGGAGTAACTTCAAAGAAGTCGAGATTCGTTCAGGCCAGACATATACCGGTGACGGTCGTGAAAATCGTGATGACTGTGATGA
This window of the Zhongshania sp. R06B22 genome carries:
- a CDS encoding PilW family protein; translated protein: MKFSQRGFGLVELMISITLGLFLSTAVIQVFLATSTSSKVQDSLAQVQENARFAMRFLGEEIRMAGYMGCSSIGNISVNVIALPASAVDFGMATALVGEDNVAAGNVLSAVPGSDVLHIKKASESSVNVTGNMATNNANLQIENNSLGLETGDYVMVSDCLNADVFRIVNNLGSNGNAAATLAHSQGQGLNSSNNLSKLYQTDAEVFAFESVDYFVRDTGRDTAGGQPINALYMRRLIAGSGGVIAAAVELVEGVEDMQISYGVDTNADRAVDAYQTGAAVTAWEDVLSVRIALQLVANEENVVGKTGGANAQAIVDLNGNVVANTDGRFRQIFTNVFAIRNKLP
- a CDS encoding pilus assembly PilX family protein; this encodes MERNSAARQRGAVLIVSLVFMLILTIIAAASMQSSTLQERMAGNAKDTKLAFQAAEAGLRVAEAALSQINVGPFDGSNGLYRLCADPTDTATACVEPDWSKHSSAGWQVLAADVIPYAAQPPEYFIEELVSVASENEILDSDKPIAPLVFYRVTARGYGASNRSMVVLSTTYKRSN